The following proteins come from a genomic window of Oricola thermophila:
- a CDS encoding GlxA family transcriptional regulator, whose translation MRRIDNVTRFGVVISNGFGMLSYASVVDVLKQMRDYHSGRAISWTTLSSRAEPVRAANGLRVLPDETFESSPLYDYVVVIGTVDASVMVDPVLEAWVRQQHSHGATTCATASGTWVLARAGLLAGRSCTLHWRDIDVFKEVYPDIEILDEVYVHDGRIVTCSGARTASDMIYSVLGQRFGRESVQRVREILFHERLIQPHESQRPLQERLRTLSPPAYRLLQEIDDGVDTHESIASICRRLGLARRPVERAFREHVGVTPKQYQLDLRLLRAANLLKKSSLAISEISEAIGFSSPGAMSTAFMAKMGCSPREYRKMAPALVPAKVWRNRE comes from the coding sequence ATGCGCCGGATCGATAATGTCACGCGTTTCGGCGTGGTCATCTCCAACGGCTTCGGCATGCTGTCCTACGCCTCGGTCGTCGATGTTCTCAAGCAGATGAGGGACTATCATTCCGGGCGGGCGATCAGCTGGACGACGCTCAGTTCGAGGGCCGAACCCGTGCGCGCGGCCAACGGGCTGCGCGTCCTTCCGGACGAGACCTTCGAATCGTCGCCCCTCTACGACTATGTGGTCGTCATCGGCACCGTCGACGCCTCGGTGATGGTGGACCCCGTTCTCGAGGCATGGGTGCGCCAGCAGCACAGCCACGGGGCGACCACATGTGCGACCGCGTCCGGCACGTGGGTACTGGCACGCGCCGGTCTGCTCGCCGGGCGCAGCTGCACCCTCCATTGGCGCGACATCGACGTGTTCAAGGAGGTGTACCCGGACATCGAGATCCTCGACGAGGTCTATGTCCATGACGGGCGCATCGTCACCTGCTCGGGTGCGCGAACCGCATCGGACATGATCTACTCGGTCCTCGGGCAACGTTTCGGACGGGAGTCCGTGCAGCGCGTGCGCGAGATCCTGTTCCACGAACGTCTCATCCAGCCGCACGAGAGCCAGCGGCCGCTGCAGGAGCGCCTGCGGACGCTTTCGCCGCCCGCCTACCGCCTGCTTCAGGAAATCGACGACGGCGTGGACACGCACGAGTCGATCGCGTCGATCTGCCGGCGGCTCGGTCTGGCACGGCGCCCGGTCGAAAGGGCTTTCCGCGAGCACGTCGGTGTCACACCCAAGCAGTATCAGCTCGATCTGCGCCTGCTTCGCGCCGCGAACCTTCTCAAGAAGAGCAGCCTGGCGATTTCGGAGATATCGGAAGCGATCGGCTTTTCATCGCCGGGCGCCATGTCGACCGCCTTCATGGCGAAGATGGGCTGCTCGCCCCGCGAATACAGGAAAATGGCACCCGCCCTTGTCCCGGCAAAGGTCTGGCGAAACAGGGAATGA
- the rplM gene encoding 50S ribosomal protein L13, with the protein MRTFSQKPADVQKKWVLIDAEGLVVGRLASIVAMRLRGKHKPTYTPHVDDGDNVIVINADKVVFTGRKRANKKYYWHTGHPGGIKERTAAQLLEGRFPERVIEKAVERMIPRGPLGRRQMKNLRVYAGAEHPHEAQQPEVLDVAALNAKNKKVA; encoded by the coding sequence ATGCGGACATTCTCGCAGAAGCCCGCGGACGTGCAGAAGAAATGGGTGCTGATCGACGCCGAGGGTCTCGTCGTCGGCCGTCTCGCATCCATCGTCGCCATGCGTCTGCGCGGCAAGCACAAGCCGACCTACACCCCGCACGTCGACGACGGCGACAACGTGATCGTCATCAACGCCGACAAGGTGGTGTTCACGGGCCGCAAGCGCGCGAACAAGAAATACTACTGGCACACCGGCCATCCCGGCGGCATCAAGGAACGCACAGCGGCGCAGCTGCTGGAGGGCCGCTTCCCCGAGCGCGTCATCGAGAAGGCCGTCGAACGCATGATCCCGCGCGGCCCGCTCGGCCGTCGCCAGATGAAGAACCTGCGCGTCTATGCCGGCGCCGAACATCCGCACGAGGCCCAGCAGCCGGAAGTGCTCGATGTCGCCGCGCTCAACGCCAAGAACAAGAAAGTGGCCTGA
- a CDS encoding nucleoside recognition domain-containing protein, giving the protein MRFIMSGLRRTRETIEVYWLLVRIMVPIMIATELLSRIGAIEATAPAFSPVMHALGLPAELGLAWLTGMLVGVWGAVALVFVLVPASSLTVADVTVFSSLILFTHALPIEQKIIQQAGPGMIVTTLLRIAGGLVYAFLLHHLLAATGWLSSPVDPAWIPMTTTADWMDFFTGLFETLTWMLVILVALSWGLDILRATGVLNLMMKVLSPALRPVGIKGEAEHLTAVGLFLGISYGAGLLIREARSGAVSPRQVFLSCTFMGFAHSVIEDTLVVMAIGADIGGVLFGRLVFALVAIAAVAALLRSVSDKTFHNWAFRSAPRAPVDRNVRTPADV; this is encoded by the coding sequence ATGCGGTTCATCATGTCCGGCCTGCGCAGGACGCGCGAAACCATCGAGGTCTACTGGCTGCTCGTGCGGATCATGGTTCCGATCATGATCGCGACGGAGCTGCTCTCGAGAATTGGTGCCATCGAGGCAACCGCCCCGGCGTTTTCCCCCGTCATGCATGCCCTGGGATTACCGGCGGAACTGGGGCTGGCATGGCTGACCGGAATGCTCGTCGGCGTGTGGGGAGCGGTCGCCCTGGTTTTCGTTCTCGTTCCGGCCTCCTCGCTGACCGTGGCGGACGTCACCGTCTTCTCGTCGCTGATCCTGTTCACGCATGCCCTGCCGATCGAGCAGAAGATCATCCAGCAGGCCGGCCCGGGAATGATCGTGACGACGCTGCTGCGCATCGCGGGCGGCCTCGTCTACGCCTTCCTGCTTCATCACTTGCTCGCGGCGACGGGGTGGCTGTCGTCTCCCGTGGACCCGGCATGGATTCCCATGACCACGACCGCCGACTGGATGGACTTCTTCACCGGGCTCTTCGAGACCCTGACCTGGATGCTCGTCATCCTTGTCGCCCTGTCCTGGGGACTTGACATCCTGCGCGCCACCGGCGTCCTGAACCTGATGATGAAGGTGCTTTCGCCCGCGCTGCGCCCGGTCGGGATAAAGGGCGAGGCCGAGCACCTCACCGCCGTCGGCCTGTTTCTGGGAATTTCCTATGGCGCCGGGCTGCTGATACGCGAGGCGCGGTCGGGCGCGGTCTCGCCGCGCCAGGTCTTCCTGTCATGCACCTTCATGGGATTCGCCCACAGCGTGATCGAGGATACGCTCGTGGTCATGGCGATAGGTGCGGATATCGGCGGCGTCCTGTTCGGACGGCTGGTCTTCGCCCTCGTCGCGATCGCCGCGGTCGCCGCCCTGCTTCGAAGCGTGTCGGACAAGACGTTCCACAACTGGGCGTTCCGCTCTGCGCCGCGCGCTCCTGTCGATCGGAATGTACGCACCCCGGCCGACGTGTGA
- a CDS encoding enoyl-CoA hydratase has product MTAKPALVETPPVTRDMQGPVMRLTLSNPPANALSIATMEAMMEALKDARNDEAVRVIVIAAAGKVFSAGHDLKEMTLHRADEDRGRAFFEKTMRLCAEMMQMIVTHPKPVIAEIDGLATAAGCQLVASCDLAVCTDTSSFATPGVNIGLFCSTPMVALSRNVHRKQAMEMLLTGEQIDASTAKEFGLVNRIVPKEYLNQVVQKYAEVIASKSPLTLKTGKEAFYRQAEMSLSDAYDYCANVMVENMMFRDAEEGIGAFLQKRKPEWKGE; this is encoded by the coding sequence ATGACCGCCAAGCCCGCCCTCGTCGAGACGCCGCCCGTCACCCGCGACATGCAGGGGCCGGTCATGCGCCTCACGCTGTCCAACCCGCCGGCCAACGCGCTGTCGATCGCCACCATGGAGGCGATGATGGAGGCGCTGAAGGACGCGCGGAACGACGAGGCGGTGCGTGTCATCGTCATCGCGGCGGCCGGCAAGGTGTTCTCCGCCGGCCACGATCTGAAGGAGATGACGCTGCACCGCGCCGACGAGGACCGGGGCAGGGCCTTCTTCGAGAAGACCATGCGGCTGTGCGCGGAGATGATGCAGATGATCGTGACGCACCCCAAGCCGGTGATCGCCGAGATCGACGGCCTGGCGACGGCGGCGGGCTGCCAGCTGGTCGCCTCCTGCGACCTCGCCGTGTGCACCGACACGTCGTCTTTTGCCACGCCCGGCGTCAATATCGGCCTGTTCTGCTCGACGCCGATGGTGGCGCTGTCGCGCAATGTCCACCGCAAGCAGGCGATGGAGATGCTGCTGACAGGCGAGCAGATCGACGCATCGACAGCCAAGGAGTTCGGCCTGGTCAACCGTATCGTGCCGAAGGAGTACCTGAATCAGGTTGTTCAGAAATACGCGGAAGTCATTGCTTCCAAATCACCCTTGACGCTGAAGACCGGCAAGGAGGCGTTCTACCGCCAGGCCGAGATGAGCCTGTCCGACGCCTATGACTACTGCGCCAATGTCATGGTGGAGAACATGATGTTCCGCGACGCCGAGGAGGGCATCGGGGCGTTCCTGCAGAAGCGCAAGCCGGAGTGGAAGGGGGAGTAG
- a CDS encoding alcohol dehydrogenase catalytic domain-containing protein encodes MPQAIRAAVCRLFGEPLSVESVQLADPVRDEVLVALESCAICHSDIMAISGRWKGKLPAVFGHEAVGRIEAVGEAVTGLSAGDRVVLSLIRFCGRCYYCQKGDLAFCEAEFGLASRSPLTLSDGTPVVHGMKVGAFAEKAVVHQSQCVPVDERLDGDIACTLSCGVMTGFGAVANTAEVAAGSSALVIGAGGVGINCVQGAALAGATPVIALDIHDEKLEISRRFGATHAFRADMDGASLAAEVKALTHGRGVDFAFVAVGHPPAIQQAVDLTRDGGQVIVAGIPGRDDIAEIIARTFGGRGISILGSKMGSARPHVDVPRLVDLHHAGHMHLDELVARRFRLDDINEALDLVRSGRELKCVIEFGGDA; translated from the coding sequence ATGCCCCAGGCGATCAGGGCGGCAGTGTGCCGCTTGTTTGGCGAACCGCTTTCCGTGGAGTCCGTGCAGCTTGCAGATCCCGTCAGGGACGAGGTGCTGGTCGCACTGGAATCCTGCGCGATATGCCACAGCGACATCATGGCCATTTCCGGTCGCTGGAAGGGCAAGCTTCCCGCCGTGTTCGGCCACGAGGCCGTGGGGCGAATCGAGGCGGTAGGCGAGGCGGTGACGGGGCTGTCGGCAGGCGATCGGGTCGTTCTCAGCCTGATCCGGTTCTGCGGCCGTTGCTACTACTGCCAGAAGGGCGACTTGGCGTTCTGCGAAGCGGAATTCGGTCTGGCGTCGAGGTCGCCGCTGACGCTTTCCGACGGCACGCCGGTCGTGCACGGAATGAAGGTCGGCGCATTCGCCGAAAAGGCGGTCGTGCACCAGTCTCAATGCGTTCCGGTGGACGAGCGGTTGGACGGCGACATCGCCTGCACGCTCTCATGCGGCGTGATGACGGGGTTCGGCGCGGTCGCGAACACCGCCGAGGTTGCCGCGGGCTCCTCCGCCCTGGTGATCGGTGCCGGCGGCGTCGGCATCAATTGCGTGCAGGGCGCCGCGTTGGCCGGTGCGACGCCGGTGATCGCCCTCGACATCCATGACGAGAAACTGGAGATCTCCAGGCGGTTCGGCGCGACCCACGCCTTCCGCGCCGACATGGACGGCGCGAGCCTGGCCGCGGAGGTGAAAGCCCTCACGCACGGCAGGGGCGTCGATTTCGCCTTCGTGGCCGTGGGCCATCCACCTGCTATCCAGCAGGCGGTGGACCTGACGCGCGACGGGGGGCAGGTGATCGTCGCCGGCATCCCCGGCCGCGACGACATCGCGGAGATCATCGCGCGGACTTTCGGCGGCCGGGGCATCTCGATCCTGGGATCGAAGATGGGATCCGCGCGGCCGCATGTCGACGTGCCGCGCCTGGTCGATCTCCACCACGCCGGCCACATGCATCTCGACGAACTGGTGGCGCGCCGGTTCCGCCTCGACGACATCAACGAGGCACTGGACCTCGTGCGCTCGGGTCGCGAGCTGAAATGCGTCATCGAGTTCGGGGGTGACGCATGA
- the rpsI gene encoding 30S ribosomal protein S9: MAELNSLEELGEAAGTAPAETQEAPVHVQKLDEHGRAYATGKRKDAVARVWIKPGTGRITVGGKDFTEYFARPVLQMILQQPLVAANRKGQYDIVATVTGGGLSGQAGAVRHGISKALTYYEPELRGVLKKGGFLTRDSRVVERKKYGKAKARRSFQFSKR, encoded by the coding sequence ATGGCTGAATTGAACTCCCTCGAAGAACTCGGCGAAGCCGCCGGCACCGCGCCGGCCGAAACGCAGGAAGCCCCGGTCCACGTCCAGAAGCTGGACGAGCACGGCCGCGCCTATGCCACCGGCAAGCGCAAGGACGCCGTCGCCCGCGTCTGGATCAAGCCCGGCACCGGCCGCATCACGGTCGGCGGCAAGGACTTCACCGAATATTTCGCGCGGCCCGTCCTGCAGATGATCCTGCAGCAGCCGCTGGTGGCCGCCAACCGCAAGGGCCAGTACGACATCGTCGCCACCGTCACCGGCGGCGGCCTGTCCGGCCAGGCGGGCGCCGTGCGTCACGGCATCTCCAAGGCTCTGACCTACTACGAGCCGGAACTGCGCGGCGTGCTCAAGAAGGGCGGCTTCCTGACCCGCGACAGCCGCGTGGTCGAGCGCAAGAAGTACGGCAAGGCCAAGGCCCGTCGCTCGTTCCAGTTCTCCAAGCGCTAG
- a CDS encoding PaaI family thioesterase → MGRTPVPVVTIEELEAFIEREFAQVHADGRVYSITELGPGFLTLRLDPNERHLRPGGTVSGPALFTLADLAAYYVILAHVGLKGLTVTTGFHMDFMRKAAPGPVFCTGTILKLGKRLVVVSIAIRDEAEELVAHGSCTYSIPPGDSER, encoded by the coding sequence ATGGGCAGGACACCGGTTCCCGTCGTCACCATCGAGGAACTCGAGGCGTTCATCGAGCGCGAATTCGCGCAGGTTCACGCGGACGGCCGGGTCTATTCCATCACCGAGCTCGGCCCCGGTTTCCTGACGCTCCGCCTCGACCCGAACGAGCGGCACCTGCGGCCCGGCGGCACCGTGTCGGGCCCGGCGCTGTTCACGCTCGCCGATCTTGCCGCCTATTACGTCATCCTCGCCCATGTTGGGCTGAAGGGCCTGACAGTCACCACCGGCTTCCACATGGACTTCATGCGCAAGGCCGCGCCGGGGCCGGTCTTCTGCACCGGCACCATACTCAAGCTCGGCAAGCGGCTGGTCGTCGTCTCCATCGCCATACGCGACGAGGCGGAGGAACTGGTCGCCCACGGCTCCTGCACCTACTCGATCCCGCCAGGCGATTCAGAGCGGTAA
- a CDS encoding VOC family protein, protein MPLDPRITMVTLGVADVAASTAFYERLGFEKSSASQESVTFLKLKGTVLGLFGRADLAEDAGVEDSEPGFSGVTLAHNLSSEAEVDAAFEHALSCGAKPVKRPEKVFWGGYSGYFADPDGHLWELAFNPFAPNDENGFMLLPE, encoded by the coding sequence ATGCCCCTAGATCCCCGCATTACCATGGTCACGCTCGGCGTGGCGGATGTGGCCGCATCGACCGCGTTCTACGAGCGGCTCGGTTTCGAGAAGTCGTCGGCCTCGCAGGAGAGCGTGACCTTCCTGAAGCTGAAGGGCACGGTGCTCGGCCTGTTCGGGCGGGCGGACCTGGCGGAGGACGCCGGCGTGGAGGATTCTGAACCCGGCTTTTCCGGCGTGACGCTGGCGCACAACCTTTCGAGCGAGGCGGAGGTCGATGCTGCCTTTGAGCACGCGCTGTCCTGCGGTGCGAAACCGGTGAAAAGGCCGGAAAAGGTGTTCTGGGGCGGCTATTCGGGCTATTTCGCCGACCCGGACGGGCACCTGTGGGAGCTGGCCTTCAACCCCTTCGCGCCCAACGACGAAAACGGCTTCATGCTACTGCCGGAGTGA
- a CDS encoding mandelate racemase/muconate lactonizing enzyme family protein, with product MRIVRLETFTRPFVAIVRVTLEDGSQGFGQMSPYHADISTEVFHRLVAPKALGQDGTRIEAVVEHVFSEQLKFPGTFLCRAIAGLDTALWDAAGKREEKPVWALLGAGGGVVPVYASSMSREITPDGEVERFRRLGDAYGFRAFKFRIGQKNGRNGDAWEGRTPAMIRTVGEAFAGTRVKLLVDGNSCYDVEHALRIGRMLEDAGISQFEEPCPYWQYDDTRAVARELDIPVSGGEQDNYLPAWQYMVATDVVDVCQPDLCYVGGVSRALKVAKIAEGGNKPVMFHAANSSLVTLFSLHVMAALPNAGSHCEFNIEPNAFHDVSLDRFFSPPLAVDDGAVALGDAPGWGVAPDDDWLAGAQWRESALADMETRHAGKAIS from the coding sequence ATGAGGATCGTGCGCCTGGAGACCTTCACACGCCCGTTCGTTGCCATCGTCAGGGTGACGCTCGAGGACGGAAGCCAGGGCTTCGGACAGATGTCGCCCTATCACGCGGACATCTCGACGGAGGTGTTCCACCGCCTCGTGGCGCCGAAGGCGCTCGGGCAGGACGGCACCCGGATAGAGGCCGTCGTGGAGCATGTCTTCTCCGAGCAGCTGAAATTCCCCGGCACGTTCCTGTGCCGGGCGATTGCAGGACTCGACACCGCCCTCTGGGATGCGGCGGGCAAGCGCGAGGAAAAGCCGGTATGGGCGCTGCTCGGTGCGGGCGGGGGTGTCGTGCCGGTATATGCGTCATCCATGAGCCGGGAAATCACGCCGGATGGCGAGGTCGAACGTTTCCGGCGACTGGGGGACGCGTACGGGTTCCGTGCCTTCAAGTTCAGGATCGGCCAGAAAAACGGCCGGAACGGAGACGCCTGGGAAGGGCGGACGCCGGCGATGATCCGCACGGTGGGCGAGGCCTTCGCCGGCACCCGCGTGAAGCTGCTGGTCGACGGAAACTCCTGCTACGACGTGGAGCATGCGCTCAGGATCGGCCGCATGTTGGAGGACGCCGGCATATCCCAGTTCGAGGAACCGTGCCCGTACTGGCAGTATGACGACACGCGAGCAGTCGCCCGAGAGCTCGATATACCGGTCTCCGGCGGCGAGCAGGACAACTACCTGCCGGCCTGGCAGTACATGGTGGCGACGGACGTGGTGGATGTCTGCCAGCCCGACCTCTGCTATGTCGGCGGCGTCTCGCGGGCACTGAAGGTCGCGAAAATCGCCGAGGGCGGGAACAAGCCCGTCATGTTCCACGCGGCCAATTCCTCGCTGGTCACGCTTTTCTCGCTCCATGTCATGGCCGCGTTGCCGAATGCCGGCTCGCATTGCGAATTCAACATCGAGCCAAACGCGTTTCACGACGTTTCGCTCGACCGGTTCTTTTCCCCGCCGCTTGCGGTCGACGACGGCGCGGTGGCGCTCGGCGACGCGCCGGGTTGGGGCGTCGCGCCGGACGATGACTGGCTGGCGGGCGCGCAGTGGCGAGAGTCGGCGCTGGCGGACATGGAAACAAGGCATGCAGGAAAGGCCATATCGTGA
- a CDS encoding Lrp/AsnC family transcriptional regulator, giving the protein MDRIDRKILNIMQRDASRTNVDMADEVGLSPSSCLRRVRRLRRSGVIDRIVAILNPARAGRVIKALVTVELKLHGEQHMRRFLDLACSEEAVSQAYAVTGETDVVLLLHLRDMEEFDALCDRLFRDQTNVARFVTMMVIRTAKNETAIPL; this is encoded by the coding sequence GTGGATCGGATTGACCGGAAAATCCTGAACATCATGCAGCGCGACGCCTCGCGCACGAATGTCGACATGGCGGACGAGGTGGGTCTGTCGCCGTCCAGTTGCCTGCGCCGCGTCCGGCGGCTGCGCCGGTCGGGCGTTATCGACCGGATCGTAGCTATCCTGAATCCGGCCAGGGCCGGACGCGTGATCAAGGCCCTGGTCACGGTCGAATTGAAGCTTCACGGGGAACAGCACATGCGCCGTTTCCTCGACCTCGCGTGCTCGGAGGAGGCGGTCTCGCAGGCCTATGCAGTCACGGGCGAAACGGATGTCGTCCTGTTGCTGCATCTGCGCGACATGGAGGAATTCGATGCGCTGTGCGACCGGCTGTTCCGCGACCAGACCAATGTCGCGCGCTTCGTCACCATGATGGTCATCAGGACCGCGAAGAATGAAACCGCGATTCCCCTCTGA